Proteins co-encoded in one Opitutus terrae PB90-1 genomic window:
- a CDS encoding Na(+)/H(+) antiporter subunit D, whose product MSEFWIHPSLILIVGALALPLIPAALKRGWLLLVPIAAFARILAMSHGTFAEVNFLQFTLTFGRVDALSSVFGYIMGLMAIIGSLFGLHVKRDTEHMAAWTYVAGSLGAIFAGDLLTLFLFWEIMAFSSVFLIWFRGRQESLASGYRYLLVHVAGGVSLLAGIILHYAATHSFAFNLFNVENLQLADWLILIGFLVNAAVPPLHAWLPDAYGEATFNGSVFMCAFTTKTAVYALIRGFAGTDILIALGVVMALYGVVYAVLENDSRRLLAYHIISQVGYMVAGVGLGTELAINGAVAHAFAHILYKGLLFMGCGSVLYMTGKSKFTELGGLYQKMPWTFLFTLIGGLSISAFPLFSGFVSKSMIVAAGFEDHKLWVGFLLMLASAGTFLHTGLKVPYFIWFGKNNCAPETWQRAKEPPANMIAAMAITSFLCIFIGCYTPYLYKMLPYAVPYEPYTAYHVSETLQILLFTGLGFFLLIKKLAPEAKISLDLDWPYRMGGRAFLWIARKPVQLVDNAVGEIYRAGGIVPLMRSANLVNRFDNVVIDGVVDGIASAIGGIGARLRRAQRGALQENLALTFGAAAVVVIALVIFL is encoded by the coding sequence ATGAGTGAGTTCTGGATTCATCCTTCGCTGATCCTGATCGTCGGCGCGCTGGCGCTGCCGCTGATCCCGGCCGCGCTGAAACGCGGCTGGTTGCTGCTCGTGCCGATCGCCGCGTTCGCGCGGATCCTGGCGATGAGCCACGGCACGTTCGCCGAGGTCAACTTCCTCCAGTTCACGCTCACCTTCGGCCGCGTCGACGCGCTGAGCAGCGTCTTCGGCTACATCATGGGCCTGATGGCGATCATCGGCTCGCTGTTCGGCCTGCACGTAAAGCGCGACACCGAACACATGGCCGCGTGGACCTACGTGGCCGGCTCGCTCGGCGCGATCTTCGCCGGCGATCTGCTCACGCTGTTTCTCTTCTGGGAAATCATGGCGTTCTCGTCCGTGTTCCTGATCTGGTTCCGCGGCCGCCAGGAATCGCTCGCCTCGGGCTATCGCTATCTGCTCGTCCATGTCGCGGGCGGCGTCTCACTGCTCGCCGGCATTATCCTGCACTACGCGGCGACGCACAGCTTCGCGTTCAACCTCTTCAACGTCGAAAACCTCCAGCTCGCCGACTGGCTCATCCTCATCGGCTTCCTGGTCAACGCCGCCGTCCCGCCGCTGCACGCCTGGCTGCCCGACGCCTACGGTGAGGCGACGTTCAACGGCTCGGTGTTCATGTGCGCGTTCACGACGAAGACCGCCGTCTACGCCCTGATTCGCGGCTTCGCCGGCACCGACATCCTCATCGCGCTCGGCGTCGTGATGGCGCTCTACGGTGTTGTCTACGCGGTGCTCGAAAACGACAGCCGCCGGCTGCTCGCCTACCACATCATCAGTCAGGTCGGCTACATGGTCGCCGGCGTCGGGCTCGGCACCGAGCTCGCGATCAACGGCGCCGTCGCGCATGCCTTCGCGCACATCCTCTACAAGGGCCTGCTCTTCATGGGCTGCGGCTCCGTGCTCTACATGACCGGCAAGAGCAAGTTCACCGAACTCGGTGGACTCTACCAGAAGATGCCGTGGACTTTCCTCTTCACGCTGATCGGCGGTCTCTCCATCTCCGCGTTCCCGCTCTTTAGCGGCTTCGTCAGCAAGTCGATGATCGTCGCCGCCGGGTTCGAAGATCACAAGCTGTGGGTCGGCTTCCTGCTGATGCTCGCCTCCGCCGGTACCTTCCTCCACACCGGCCTGAAGGTTCCGTATTTCATCTGGTTCGGCAAAAACAACTGCGCGCCCGAGACCTGGCAGCGCGCGAAGGAGCCGCCCGCGAACATGATCGCCGCCATGGCGATCACCTCGTTCCTCTGCATCTTCATCGGCTGCTACACGCCGTATCTCTACAAGATGCTGCCGTATGCCGTGCCGTATGAGCCCTACACGGCTTACCACGTCTCCGAGACGCTGCAGATCCTCCTCTTCACCGGACTCGGCTTCTTCCTGCTGATCAAGAAACTCGCCCCGGAAGCCAAGATCAGCCTCGACCTCGACTGGCCGTATCGGATGGGCGGACGCGCCTTCCTGTGGATCGCCCGCAAGCCCGTGCAGCTCGTCGACAACGCGGTCGGAGAGATCTACCGCGCCGGCGGCATCGTCCCGCTGATGCGCTCCGCCAATCTGGTGAACCGCTTCGACAACGTCGTGATCGACGGCGTGGTCGACGGCATCGCGTCGGCGATCGGCGGCATCGGCGCCCGGCTGCGTCGCGCCCAGCGCGGCGCGCTCCAGGAAAACCTCGCGCTCACCTTCGGCGCCGCCGCGGTGGTGGTCATCGCGCTCGTCATCTTCCTCTGA
- a CDS encoding NADH-quinone oxidoreductase subunit N yields MTSFVSFLPELVLLAGALALFVVTLGQNNVRLARILSVATASGVLVAALATVNHSAVLFSGAYRVDAFSQLLKIAIAFGYLCVGILSGQLRDIRGEAKPEYFLFLALSMTGLLALVSSIDVITLIIALELSSFPLYLMVAMRREREGQRVQMESAIKYIMFGIAANGVMFFGFGYLYGLTGSTSLPVILEKLPPLLSSPLAVTGLALTLAGFLYKLAVFPFHFWTPDVYQGSSNETASLIASLPKLGAVAVLVRFVSLAAPGHETLATLLTCLAIASMVYGNLIALVQTDLKRLLGFSGIAHAGYVMVGFVAMDNFGFASALYYIAGYMLMVLACFVVVCQVSRDGANVAITELAGLHKRSPLLAVTLIVGVFALAGVPPFVGFMAKLNLLTSAWQAGHTALVVLTVINSAIAIYYYLQIVRAAFFAESDAQPAPIALTPSMSALCVLLIVAITLLGVAPAFTIDAITNSLATISTVSS; encoded by the coding sequence ATGACCTCCTTCGTCTCTTTTCTGCCTGAGCTCGTGCTCCTCGCCGGCGCGCTGGCGCTGTTCGTCGTCACGCTCGGCCAAAACAACGTCCGGCTCGCGCGGATCCTCTCCGTCGCCACCGCCTCGGGCGTGCTGGTCGCTGCCCTCGCCACGGTCAATCACTCCGCGGTCCTCTTCAGCGGCGCGTATCGCGTCGACGCCTTTTCGCAGCTCCTGAAAATCGCGATCGCCTTCGGCTATCTCTGCGTCGGCATCCTGAGCGGACAACTCCGCGACATTCGCGGCGAGGCCAAGCCCGAATACTTCCTCTTCCTCGCACTGAGCATGACCGGACTGCTCGCGCTGGTCAGCAGCATTGACGTGATCACGCTGATCATCGCGCTCGAGCTCTCGTCCTTCCCGCTCTACCTGATGGTCGCCATGCGCCGCGAGCGCGAGGGCCAGCGCGTGCAGATGGAGTCGGCGATCAAATACATCATGTTCGGCATCGCCGCGAACGGCGTGATGTTCTTCGGCTTCGGCTATCTCTACGGCCTGACCGGCTCGACCTCGCTGCCCGTAATCCTCGAAAAGCTTCCGCCGCTGCTCAGCTCGCCGCTGGCGGTCACCGGGCTCGCGCTCACGCTCGCCGGCTTCCTCTACAAACTCGCCGTCTTCCCGTTTCATTTCTGGACGCCTGACGTTTACCAGGGCTCCTCCAACGAAACCGCCAGCCTGATCGCCTCGCTGCCGAAGCTCGGCGCGGTTGCCGTGCTCGTCCGGTTCGTCTCGCTCGCCGCACCCGGCCACGAAACGCTCGCCACGCTGCTCACCTGCCTCGCGATCGCGTCGATGGTTTACGGCAACCTGATCGCGCTGGTCCAAACCGACCTCAAGCGGCTGCTCGGTTTCTCCGGCATCGCGCACGCCGGCTACGTGATGGTCGGGTTCGTGGCGATGGACAACTTCGGTTTCGCCTCCGCGCTCTACTACATCGCTGGCTACATGCTGATGGTCCTGGCCTGCTTCGTCGTCGTCTGTCAGGTCTCGCGCGACGGCGCCAATGTCGCGATCACCGAGCTCGCCGGGCTGCACAAACGCTCGCCGCTGCTCGCCGTCACGCTGATTGTTGGTGTATTCGCGTTGGCCGGCGTCCCGCCGTTCGTCGGGTTCATGGCCAAGCTGAACCTGCTCACGTCCGCCTGGCAGGCCGGCCACACCGCACTGGTGGTGCTGACCGTGATCAACTCCGCGATCGCGATCTACTACTATCTCCAGATCGTCCGCGCCGCGTTCTTCGCCGAATCCGACGCCCAGCCCGCGCCGATCGCGCTCACGCCGTCAATGTCCGCCCTCTGCGTGTTGCTGATCGTCGCGATCACGCTGCTCGGTGTCGCGCCCGCCTTCACGATCGACGCGATCACGAACTCGCTCGCGACCATCTCGACCGTCTCCTCGTAG
- a CDS encoding complex I subunit 4 family protein: protein MPLDSANIGFPFLSVLIFSPVAAVAVLAFLRNENLQRWWTFAFTTALGLFSLALLPRFNTDTHAFQFVEHAAWVPALKINYTLGVDGISILLVWLTTLITPLCVLASWNYIKTRVKEFMIALLLMETTMVGVFSALDGVLFFAFWESMLIPMALMIGVWGGPRRIYASLKFFVYTMAGSVFLLVALIAMRLQTGTFSIPDTMGHPFSDGFQAWVFAAFFISFAIKVPMFPFHTWLPAAHVEAPTAGSVLLASVLLKMGAYGFLRFALPITPHAVHTFAPYVMWLSVAAILYGGFAALAQTDLKKLVAYSSVAHMGFATLGIFALNAAGVEGATLVLINHGVTTGGLFMVVGLIYERLHTRDLAAASGIGKHMPVFAFCYGLFCLSSLAFPGTNSFVGEFLVMAGGFSVSKLLVVCAVPGIVAAAAYNLRMLQKLAWGGVNNPKHPALADLNVREIAMFAPLVVFVFWIGLQPAPFMKIMHASVLNLLQQANAVAPQVASLP from the coding sequence ATGCCTCTCGATTCCGCCAACATCGGCTTTCCGTTCCTCAGCGTGCTGATCTTCAGCCCGGTGGCCGCCGTCGCTGTCCTCGCGTTCCTCCGCAACGAGAACCTGCAACGCTGGTGGACCTTCGCGTTCACCACCGCGCTCGGGCTCTTCTCGCTCGCGCTGCTGCCGCGCTTTAATACCGACACGCACGCCTTCCAGTTCGTCGAGCACGCCGCCTGGGTCCCCGCGCTCAAGATCAATTACACGCTCGGCGTCGACGGCATCAGCATCCTCCTTGTCTGGCTCACCACGCTGATCACGCCACTCTGCGTGCTCGCCTCGTGGAACTACATCAAGACGCGCGTGAAGGAGTTCATGATCGCGCTGCTGCTGATGGAAACCACCATGGTCGGCGTCTTCAGCGCGCTCGATGGCGTGCTCTTCTTCGCGTTCTGGGAATCGATGCTGATCCCGATGGCGCTGATGATCGGCGTGTGGGGCGGCCCGCGGCGGATCTACGCCTCCCTGAAGTTCTTCGTCTACACGATGGCCGGCTCGGTCTTCCTGCTGGTCGCGCTGATCGCGATGCGGCTGCAAACCGGCACGTTCAGCATTCCGGACACGATGGGCCATCCGTTCTCCGACGGCTTCCAAGCCTGGGTCTTCGCCGCGTTCTTCATTTCCTTCGCGATCAAGGTCCCGATGTTCCCGTTCCACACGTGGCTACCCGCCGCGCACGTGGAGGCGCCGACCGCCGGCTCCGTGCTGCTCGCCAGCGTGCTGCTGAAGATGGGCGCCTACGGTTTCCTGCGGTTCGCGCTGCCGATCACGCCGCATGCCGTGCATACCTTCGCGCCGTATGTCATGTGGCTCTCCGTCGCCGCGATCCTCTACGGCGGTTTCGCCGCGCTCGCGCAGACCGACCTGAAAAAACTCGTCGCCTACTCCAGCGTCGCGCACATGGGCTTTGCGACGCTCGGTATTTTCGCGCTCAACGCCGCCGGCGTCGAAGGCGCGACCCTCGTCCTCATCAACCACGGCGTCACCACCGGCGGCCTCTTCATGGTCGTCGGCCTCATCTACGAGCGGCTCCACACGCGCGATCTCGCGGCCGCGTCAGGCATCGGCAAACACATGCCGGTTTTCGCCTTCTGCTACGGACTCTTCTGCCTCTCGTCACTCGCGTTCCCCGGCACCAACAGCTTCGTCGGCGAGTTCCTCGTGATGGCCGGCGGTTTCTCGGTTTCGAAACTCCTCGTCGTCTGCGCCGTGCCCGGCATCGTCGCCGCCGCGGCTTACAACCTGCGCATGCTCCAGAAACTCGCGTGGGGCGGCGTCAACAACCCGAAGCACCCCGCACTCGCCGATCTGAACGTCCGCGAGATCGCGATGTTCGCCCCGCTCGTGGTGTTCGTCTTCTGGATCGGGCTGCAGCCCGCGCCGTTCATGAAGATCATGCACGCCAGCGTGCTCAACCTGCTCCAGCAGGCTAACGCCGTCGCCCCGCAGGTCGCCTCGCTGCCATGA
- the gndA gene encoding NADP-dependent phosphogluconate dehydrogenase gives MPKTHSDIGLIGLAVMGQNLALNIADHGFQITVYNRTTEKMERFVAENPNTPGGVIGKATLEEFVQSLAKPRKIVIMVQAGKGTDAVIDSLVPLLEQNDIIVDGGNAQWTDTIRREKALKEKGLRFIGSGVSGGEEGARFGPALMPGGDRAAYKELEPVWKAIAAKVDAKTGAQLSGAAPGKPIEGGVPCTAYIGENGAGHYVKMCHNGIEYGDMQMICEAYALMSGLLGLKAAEMGEIFSEWNQGMLGSFLIEITADILKQKDPATKRKAFVDVVLDTAGQKGTGKWTSVSALDMGVPAPTIAESVFARCISAIKDERVAASKILKGPGKKYRGSKKALIAAIHDALYCSKICSYAQGFQLMRTAQKEYNWKLNFGEIAQIWRGGCIIRAVFLQKITEAYARKPDLANLLLDPYFNKTVKNAQENWRKVVSLAAECGVPAPTFASALAYYDSYRSARLPANLLQAQRDYFGAHTYERVDQPRGKFFHVDWPEKGRPQLEV, from the coding sequence ATGCCCAAAACCCACTCTGACATCGGACTCATCGGCCTCGCGGTCATGGGTCAGAACCTCGCGCTCAATATCGCCGACCACGGTTTCCAGATCACGGTCTACAACCGCACGACGGAAAAGATGGAGAGGTTCGTCGCGGAAAACCCGAACACGCCCGGCGGCGTGATCGGCAAAGCAACGCTCGAGGAGTTCGTCCAGTCGCTCGCGAAGCCGCGCAAGATCGTCATCATGGTCCAGGCCGGCAAGGGCACCGACGCCGTCATCGACAGCCTGGTGCCGCTGCTCGAGCAAAACGACATCATCGTCGACGGCGGCAACGCGCAGTGGACCGACACGATCCGCCGCGAAAAAGCGCTCAAGGAAAAGGGCCTCCGCTTCATCGGCTCCGGCGTATCCGGCGGCGAGGAAGGCGCGCGCTTCGGCCCCGCACTGATGCCGGGTGGCGACCGCGCCGCCTACAAGGAGCTCGAGCCGGTCTGGAAAGCGATCGCCGCGAAGGTCGACGCGAAGACCGGCGCCCAGCTCTCCGGCGCGGCCCCCGGCAAGCCGATCGAAGGCGGCGTTCCGTGCACCGCCTACATCGGCGAGAACGGCGCCGGGCACTACGTGAAGATGTGCCACAACGGCATCGAATATGGCGACATGCAGATGATCTGTGAGGCCTACGCGCTGATGTCCGGATTGCTCGGACTGAAGGCCGCCGAGATGGGCGAGATCTTCTCTGAATGGAATCAGGGCATGCTGGGCAGCTTCCTGATCGAAATTACGGCCGACATTTTGAAGCAGAAGGATCCGGCGACGAAGCGGAAGGCGTTCGTCGACGTCGTCCTCGACACCGCCGGTCAGAAGGGCACGGGCAAGTGGACCTCGGTCAGTGCGCTCGACATGGGCGTCCCCGCCCCGACGATCGCCGAGTCGGTGTTCGCCCGCTGCATCTCCGCCATCAAGGACGAGCGCGTCGCCGCTTCGAAGATCCTGAAAGGCCCGGGCAAGAAATATCGCGGCTCGAAGAAAGCGCTGATCGCGGCGATCCACGACGCGCTCTACTGCTCCAAGATCTGCTCCTACGCGCAGGGCTTCCAGCTCATGCGCACCGCGCAGAAAGAGTACAATTGGAAGCTCAACTTCGGTGAAATCGCGCAGATCTGGCGCGGTGGTTGCATCATTCGCGCGGTGTTCCTCCAAAAGATCACCGAGGCGTATGCACGGAAGCCGGACCTCGCGAATCTGCTCCTCGACCCGTATTTCAACAAGACGGTGAAGAACGCGCAGGAGAACTGGCGCAAGGTCGTGTCGCTCGCCGCCGAGTGTGGCGTGCCCGCGCCGACGTTCGCGTCCGCGCTGGCCTATTACGACAGCTATCGTTCGGCCCGGCTGCCGGCGAACTTGCTGCAGGCGCAGCGCGACTATTTCGGCGCGCACACCTACGAGCGGGTCGACCAGCCGCGCGGGAAGTTCTTCCACGTCGACTGGCCCGAAAAGGGTCGCCCGCAGCTCGAGGTCTGA
- a CDS encoding NAD(P)-dependent oxidoreductase, whose amino-acid sequence MKIAILGATGRVGSHLLAEALSRGHTVTGLARHPEALAAQPRLRAQRVDANEPEQLAAATAGHEALLSAVHFTDLKASTLLSAVKRSAVPRLLVVGGAGSLEVAPGESLVDTPEFPADYKAEALAARDFLQELRKETDVDWTFLSPSAFLHDGPRTGKFRLGDDTLLVDAQGQSAISIADYAIALIDELERPRHSRRRFTVGY is encoded by the coding sequence ATGAAAATCGCCATTCTCGGAGCCACCGGACGGGTGGGCTCACATCTCCTGGCCGAGGCGCTGTCCCGCGGCCACACTGTCACCGGGCTCGCGCGTCATCCGGAAGCATTGGCGGCGCAGCCGCGATTGCGCGCCCAGCGTGTCGATGCGAACGAGCCGGAGCAGCTCGCCGCGGCGACCGCCGGGCACGAGGCGTTGTTGAGCGCGGTGCATTTCACCGACCTGAAGGCGTCGACGCTGCTGTCCGCCGTCAAGCGTTCGGCCGTGCCGCGGCTGCTCGTTGTCGGAGGCGCGGGCAGCTTGGAGGTGGCGCCGGGGGAAAGCCTCGTCGACACGCCCGAGTTTCCGGCGGACTACAAGGCGGAGGCGCTCGCCGCGCGGGATTTTCTGCAGGAGTTGCGGAAGGAGACAGACGTCGATTGGACCTTCCTTTCTCCCTCGGCGTTTCTGCACGACGGTCCGCGCACCGGGAAATTTCGCCTGGGTGACGATACGTTGCTGGTGGACGCGCAGGGCCAGAGCGCCATCAGCATCGCCGACTACGCGATCGCGTTGATCGATGAGCTGGAGCGGCCGCGACACAGCCGGAGGCGATTCACGGTCGGATACTGA
- a CDS encoding acyltransferase gives MPRNDSPRPGDASTSQREYGLDWLRVCAFGLLILYHSGMAYVSWPWTINDPQHSQALETVMLFFNRWRLPLIFLISGAGVAFSLRRRSLGQFAGERLRRLLIPFVFAMLVTLPPQSYIVWRTHGSNLSYIEFYPQLFRYGPHPHHMWFVAYILVYSLVGIPLFTALRSDAGRRLLDTLVNRLEQWPPLLYLLSVPAICVGLFLEPRWPVTLTLFNDWANFCHGLIYFLLGFLIASERRFLDLVTRRRLELLLVGLACATAYYAAIGTRFTDGWPAAARALFGAAVGGVYLPTGLLTLGMVLAVLGFARAHVHRGGPWLSYANEAVYPFYIIHQTITVAVVYAMLPLTIGVWPKFAVAATATFVGSWLVFEGVRRVRLLRPLFGLKKLRAK, from the coding sequence ATGCCTCGGAACGACTCGCCACGCCCGGGTGACGCCTCGACGTCGCAGCGCGAATACGGGCTCGACTGGCTGCGGGTGTGCGCCTTCGGACTCCTGATCCTCTATCACTCGGGGATGGCCTATGTCTCCTGGCCATGGACCATCAACGACCCGCAGCACAGTCAGGCGCTCGAGACGGTGATGCTCTTTTTCAATCGCTGGCGGCTGCCCCTGATCTTCCTGATCTCCGGGGCGGGCGTCGCGTTCTCGCTTCGCCGCCGCTCGCTGGGGCAGTTCGCGGGCGAGCGGCTGCGCCGGCTGCTGATTCCGTTCGTTTTCGCGATGCTCGTGACGCTCCCGCCGCAGAGCTATATCGTGTGGCGGACTCACGGCTCGAACCTCTCCTACATCGAGTTCTACCCGCAACTGTTCAGGTATGGGCCGCATCCCCACCACATGTGGTTCGTCGCCTACATTCTCGTGTATTCGCTCGTCGGGATCCCGTTGTTCACGGCCCTACGCAGTGATGCGGGCCGGCGCCTGCTTGACACCCTCGTTAACCGGCTCGAGCAATGGCCGCCGCTCCTCTATCTGCTGAGTGTCCCGGCGATCTGTGTAGGCCTGTTTCTCGAGCCGCGCTGGCCCGTCACGCTGACGCTCTTCAACGACTGGGCGAACTTCTGCCACGGCCTGATCTATTTCCTGCTCGGATTCCTGATCGCTTCCGAACGTCGCTTTCTGGATCTGGTCACGCGCCGCCGTCTCGAGCTGCTGCTCGTCGGCCTGGCGTGCGCCACCGCCTACTATGCCGCGATTGGCACCCGGTTCACGGACGGCTGGCCCGCTGCCGCCCGGGCGTTGTTCGGCGCCGCGGTCGGGGGCGTCTACCTGCCGACGGGCCTGCTCACGCTGGGCATGGTCCTGGCCGTGCTCGGGTTCGCCCGCGCGCATGTGCACCGCGGCGGGCCTTGGCTCAGCTATGCCAATGAGGCCGTGTATCCGTTCTACATCATCCACCAGACGATCACCGTCGCGGTCGTATACGCGATGCTGCCGCTCACGATCGGCGTTTGGCCAAAATTCGCAGTCGCCGCCACCGCGACGTTTGTCGGGAGCTGGTTGGTCTTCGAGGGAGTGCGCCGCGTGCGGTTGCTGCGCCCCTTGTTCGGGCTCAAGAAGCTGCGCGCCAAGTAA
- a CDS encoding ADOP family duplicated permease: MPRLARKRPSWLPVAALAQDFRFVLRSLAKSPGYTLAVVLTLALGIGAATAIFSVADRALFRPLPYPAADELFVVGRTTPRHAFIPHLLPVQLASYRENAKSFRSLAAFEHSWSNVVVGNAPAGGITAGISADYFDTLGTLPLLGRLFLPGEDQPGAGRVIVLSHRFWRDKLGAAPTAIGRVVLVGGESCEVVGVLPPDFRPPLGTAADLYRPLASAPNPAAPFAGKVVYVVGRLQPGATSAQAAAELAGIQVPVSGSAARQLAEQKPKLMPLTEWTHQQSPFAMHGALLAAVAFLYAIACTNATSLMLARVHGRRRELSVRLAIGCSRSQLLRSVLAENLALVLLGGAGGGLAAIWGLPALERLASSAAAADGAVWQLDWRALAFAAALSLVTSVLVSLAPGWQVLHANVSEGLKDTAQALGESRRLRRVRGGLVVVEAALAMALLIGAGLMVRSVVHLQHIDRGLDLTNKVSVWLKLPDGSYRSAEAQLELTRRLEEQLRTIRGVQTVAVTTGVPPFSGAISWPLAKPDGSAYQANVNPVSPGFLRTLGLVLVRGEWFDDARPSGERVVVINEAMARGFFGAEDPLGRSLVVMPGQQKQAPWRVVGVVADVRGRVHASPSPQLYYPYWQMPSTFAVTVVFGLGGPRDTAFDDAVRRAVFVVDPLIATLMITSLDEAANSQLAQERYVLRVMQVLSALALALATAGLFAVMAYAVAQRMGEFGVRLALGALPSDLSRLVLRRGLVLASIGVLIGCSTAWALTRFLQSLLYETSPLDPLVYAAVALLLLAAAALGCWLPARRAARADVARLLRAE, from the coding sequence GTGCCTCGCCTCGCTCGCAAACGGCCGTCGTGGCTGCCTGTGGCCGCACTCGCTCAGGACTTCCGCTTCGTCCTTCGCTCGCTGGCAAAATCCCCCGGCTACACGCTCGCGGTCGTCCTTACGCTCGCGCTCGGCATCGGCGCCGCCACGGCGATCTTCAGCGTGGCCGACCGCGCCTTGTTTCGACCCCTGCCCTACCCGGCCGCGGACGAACTGTTCGTCGTGGGCCGCACCACCCCGCGCCACGCCTTCATCCCCCATCTCCTACCGGTGCAGCTCGCCAGCTATCGCGAAAATGCCAAGTCCTTCCGCTCCCTCGCGGCCTTCGAGCACAGCTGGTCGAACGTCGTAGTGGGAAATGCACCCGCCGGAGGGATCACCGCCGGCATCTCGGCCGACTACTTCGACACGCTCGGTACGTTGCCGCTGCTCGGCCGCCTGTTCTTGCCCGGTGAGGACCAGCCCGGCGCCGGGCGCGTCATCGTGCTAAGTCACCGCTTCTGGCGGGACAAACTCGGTGCCGCTCCGACCGCGATCGGGCGGGTTGTGCTGGTGGGCGGCGAATCGTGCGAGGTTGTCGGCGTGTTGCCACCGGATTTCCGACCGCCGCTTGGTACGGCCGCAGACCTCTATCGCCCACTCGCGAGCGCCCCGAATCCCGCGGCGCCGTTTGCCGGAAAGGTGGTTTACGTTGTGGGTCGGCTGCAGCCCGGCGCCACCTCCGCGCAGGCCGCCGCGGAACTGGCCGGCATCCAGGTGCCGGTGAGCGGCTCGGCGGCCCGACAGCTCGCCGAACAGAAACCCAAACTGATGCCGCTGACCGAGTGGACTCATCAGCAGTCGCCCTTCGCGATGCACGGAGCGCTGCTCGCGGCCGTCGCATTCCTCTATGCGATCGCGTGCACCAACGCCACCAGCCTCATGCTCGCCCGCGTCCATGGCCGGCGCCGGGAGCTTAGCGTCCGGCTCGCGATCGGATGCAGCCGGAGCCAATTGCTTCGCTCGGTTCTCGCCGAGAACCTCGCTCTCGTGCTGCTCGGCGGCGCGGGCGGCGGCCTGGCCGCGATCTGGGGCCTGCCCGCGCTGGAAAGACTCGCTTCCAGCGCCGCAGCTGCCGACGGCGCAGTTTGGCAGCTGGATTGGCGGGCGCTCGCCTTCGCCGCCGCGCTATCGCTCGTCACGAGCGTGCTCGTTTCCCTGGCGCCCGGCTGGCAGGTGCTGCACGCCAACGTCTCCGAGGGGCTCAAGGACACCGCCCAGGCGTTGGGCGAAAGCCGGCGTCTTCGCCGCGTTCGCGGCGGCCTCGTGGTCGTCGAGGCGGCGCTGGCGATGGCGCTCCTGATCGGCGCCGGTTTGATGGTCCGCAGCGTCGTCCACCTCCAGCACATCGACCGAGGTCTCGACCTCACCAACAAGGTCTCGGTGTGGCTCAAGCTGCCGGACGGAAGCTACCGTTCCGCCGAGGCTCAACTCGAACTCACGCGGCGACTCGAGGAACAGTTGCGCACGATCCGGGGCGTGCAGACCGTCGCGGTGACCACCGGCGTCCCTCCCTTCAGCGGCGCGATATCGTGGCCGCTGGCCAAGCCGGATGGCTCGGCCTACCAGGCGAACGTGAATCCCGTCTCGCCAGGATTTCTACGCACGCTGGGCCTGGTGCTCGTTCGGGGCGAGTGGTTCGACGATGCTCGGCCGAGCGGAGAACGCGTGGTCGTGATCAACGAGGCGATGGCGCGCGGGTTCTTCGGTGCCGAGGATCCGCTCGGACGTTCGCTCGTCGTCATGCCAGGCCAACAAAAGCAAGCGCCGTGGCGGGTGGTCGGCGTGGTGGCCGACGTGCGGGGCCGCGTCCACGCTTCTCCCTCTCCGCAGCTCTACTATCCCTACTGGCAGATGCCGTCCACGTTTGCCGTTACCGTAGTCTTCGGGCTCGGCGGGCCGCGCGATACGGCCTTTGACGACGCCGTCCGGCGGGCGGTGTTCGTCGTCGATCCCCTGATCGCGACGTTGATGATCACGTCGCTCGACGAAGCGGCCAACAGCCAGCTGGCCCAGGAACGCTACGTCCTGCGGGTCATGCAGGTCTTGTCCGCCCTCGCGCTGGCGCTCGCCACGGCCGGGCTGTTCGCGGTGATGGCGTATGCCGTCGCGCAGCGGATGGGAGAGTTCGGTGTCCGGCTGGCACTCGGGGCGTTGCCATCGGACCTCTCGCGGCTGGTGCTGCGACGCGGGCTGGTGCTCGCCTCGATCGGGGTGCTCATCGGCTGCTCCACCGCGTGGGCCCTGACGCGTTTTCTCCAGAGCCTCCTTTACGAAACCAGTCCGCTCGATCCGCTCGTCTACGCTGCCGTCGCGCTGCTCCTGCTCGCCGCCGCCGCGCTCGGCTGCTGGCTCCCCGCTCGGCGTGCGGCCCGTGCGGATGTCGCGCGCCTGCTGCGCGCGGAATGA